A window from Nevskia ramosa DSM 11499 encodes these proteins:
- a CDS encoding WD40/YVTN/BNR-like repeat-containing protein, with amino-acid sequence MNVYARPLSAIFLVLMAVAGSFAVAADGRGSRALNQLTPHDRLYSVAFSGDFGEAVGDGGLVLETTDGGKTWARDKNPPTNLSLLSVAIAGSRSIAVGQQGLILIRDQGKPWRKIEPVTDRRLLRVSLNKNGLAVAAGAFGTLLKSTDGGETWADLKPDWATLYQTGVTGAFEAIRDEPTIYAANVFDDGAIVIGGEFGQLNRSTDGGVTWAPVFQVPAAVQGSIPPTIFGMHFRDDGVGYAAGQTGLIVTSTDSGKTWTQLATNSEASLFAIETTQDGHVVVVGMRSGLVSADAGKTWQPLKALDLSLNWYCGLSRGASTPDGSVIAVGHSGRVLELATGGN; translated from the coding sequence ATGAACGTATACGCACGCCCGTTGTCAGCAATATTCCTGGTACTTATGGCCGTGGCGGGTAGTTTCGCGGTGGCTGCCGATGGCCGCGGAAGCCGCGCGCTGAACCAGTTGACACCTCACGATCGTCTCTACTCAGTCGCCTTCAGTGGCGACTTCGGCGAAGCGGTAGGCGACGGTGGTCTCGTACTCGAAACCACCGACGGCGGCAAAACCTGGGCGCGCGACAAGAATCCGCCAACCAATCTGTCTTTGCTCAGCGTTGCCATCGCGGGTTCGCGTTCGATCGCGGTCGGGCAGCAGGGTCTGATTCTGATCCGTGATCAAGGCAAACCCTGGCGCAAGATCGAGCCGGTCACGGATCGTCGTCTGCTGCGAGTCAGCCTCAACAAGAATGGCCTTGCGGTGGCCGCTGGTGCTTTCGGTACCTTGCTCAAGTCGACCGACGGCGGAGAGACCTGGGCCGATCTGAAGCCGGATTGGGCGACGCTCTACCAGACGGGCGTCACCGGAGCCTTCGAAGCGATCCGCGACGAGCCGACCATCTATGCCGCCAATGTCTTCGATGATGGCGCCATCGTGATTGGCGGCGAATTCGGCCAGCTGAATCGCTCGACCGATGGCGGCGTGACTTGGGCACCGGTGTTTCAGGTGCCGGCGGCGGTGCAGGGTTCGATTCCGCCGACGATCTTCGGCATGCATTTTCGCGACGACGGCGTCGGCTATGCGGCCGGTCAGACGGGCTTGATCGTCACCAGCACGGACAGCGGCAAGACCTGGACCCAGCTCGCCACCAATTCGGAGGCCAGCCTGTTCGCCATCGAGACGACGCAGGATGGTCATGTGGTCGTCGTCGGCATGCGCAGCGGCCTGGTCAGTGCTGACGCTGGCAAGACCTGGCAGCCGCTCAAGGCCCTGGATCTGAGCCTCAACTGGTACTGCGGCCTCAGCCGTGGCGCAAGCACGCCGGATGGTTCGGTGATTGCCGTGGGTCACAGCGGCCGGGTGCTCGAACTGGCAACCGGCGGCAATTGA
- a CDS encoding aromatic/alkene/methane monooxygenase hydroxylase/oxygenase subunit alpha, with amino-acid sequence MAVLNRLDWYDIARNTNWTPTYVAESELFPEELSSAFGLPAEVFETYDEPYKTTYPEYVKVQREKDAGAYSVKAALERSKMFENASPGWLSVLKLHFGAIARGEYSASSAEARMVRFGRAPGMRNMATFGMMDEIRHSQLQLFFPHQYVSKDRQFDWAFKAYDTNEWAMIAARHFFDDVMVTRGAVGVALTLTFAFESGFTNMQFLGLAADAAEAGDWTFSSLISSIQTDESRHAQIGAPLVQILVKNGKKAEAQKLVDISIWRAWKLFSILTGPVMDYYTPLEHRKQSFKEFMQEWIVVQFERSLLELGLDKPWFWDDFLHEIDEQHHGMHLGVWFWRPTVWWNPAAGVAPAEREWLEEKYPGWNATWGQCWDVITDNALDNKMEQTLPVTLPVVCNMCQLPINFTPGAAWKMRDFPLTYESRDYHFCSEGCRWCFEQEPTRYQDHLSLVDRFLAGQIQPPDLGGAVKYMGLAPGEMGDDALKFAWLEEVRAERMKKAS; translated from the coding sequence ATGGCCGTTTTGAATCGTCTCGACTGGTATGACATCGCGCGCAACACGAACTGGACGCCCACGTACGTCGCGGAGAGCGAGTTGTTTCCCGAAGAGCTTTCGAGTGCGTTCGGCCTGCCGGCCGAAGTGTTCGAGACCTACGACGAGCCGTACAAGACCACGTATCCGGAATACGTGAAGGTGCAGCGCGAGAAGGATGCGGGTGCCTACTCGGTCAAGGCTGCGCTGGAGCGCAGCAAGATGTTCGAGAATGCGTCGCCGGGCTGGTTGTCGGTGCTCAAGCTGCACTTCGGGGCCATTGCCCGCGGCGAGTACTCGGCGTCGAGCGCCGAGGCACGCATGGTCCGCTTCGGCCGCGCGCCGGGCATGCGCAACATGGCGACCTTCGGCATGATGGACGAGATCCGCCACAGCCAGTTGCAGCTGTTCTTCCCGCATCAGTACGTGTCCAAGGACCGTCAGTTCGACTGGGCCTTCAAGGCCTACGACACCAACGAATGGGCAATGATCGCCGCGCGCCACTTCTTCGACGACGTGATGGTCACCCGCGGTGCCGTCGGCGTGGCGCTGACGCTGACCTTCGCCTTCGAGTCCGGCTTCACCAACATGCAGTTCCTCGGCCTCGCAGCTGACGCGGCCGAAGCCGGAGACTGGACCTTCTCCAGCCTGATTTCGAGCATCCAGACCGATGAATCGCGCCACGCGCAGATCGGCGCTCCGCTGGTACAGATCCTGGTCAAGAACGGCAAGAAGGCTGAAGCGCAGAAGCTGGTGGACATTTCCATCTGGCGCGCCTGGAAGCTGTTCTCGATCCTCACCGGCCCGGTGATGGATTACTACACGCCGCTCGAGCACCGGAAGCAATCGTTCAAGGAGTTCATGCAGGAGTGGATCGTGGTGCAGTTCGAGCGCTCGCTGCTTGAACTGGGCCTCGACAAGCCCTGGTTCTGGGACGACTTCCTGCACGAGATCGACGAACAGCATCACGGCATGCATCTTGGCGTCTGGTTCTGGCGTCCGACCGTCTGGTGGAATCCGGCGGCCGGCGTCGCCCCCGCAGAACGCGAGTGGCTGGAAGAGAAGTATCCGGGCTGGAACGCGACCTGGGGTCAGTGCTGGGATGTCATCACCGACAACGCGCTGGACAACAAGATGGAGCAGACGCTGCCGGTGACGCTGCCGGTGGTCTGCAACATGTGCCAGCTGCCGATCAATTTCACGCCGGGCGCGGCCTGGAAGATGCGCGACTTCCCGCTCACTTATGAGAGCCGCGACTATCACTTCTGCTCGGAAGGCTGCCGCTGGTGCTTCGAACAGGAGCCGACCCGTTACCAGGATCACCTGTCGCTGGTCGACCGCTTCCTTGCCGGCCAGATTCAGCCGCCGGATCTCGGCGGCGCGGTGAAGTATATGGGTCTGGCGCCCGGCGAAATGGGCGATGACGCCCTCAAGTTCGCCTGGCTCGAGGAAGTTCGCGCCGAACGGATGAAGAAGGCGAGCTGA
- a CDS encoding efflux RND transporter permease subunit — MDNFRFRLAAWIVGRRKSVGIFFILVTLAFAAGLPRLDIRTIFADLLPADDPFVQTYHDHPNFGDPLTVTIMLKRTDGQKIYNADTLQKVWTLTRDVDLIPGIDHDRILSITTEKATYAEATADGIQMQPLMGNEVPTDAKDLADLERKVERSPVARAFLVSADQTATLLRLSFREDDQLDYAKVFASIGDLTRAATDDKHAFSIVGQPILTGWVYKLQKQTYMIFGVTLTLLVLALAFYMRNVTGIVVPIVCSFVAAIWGFGMVGWLRSPIEPLLMVVPLLLVARSFSHCIQYTERYYEIYAHVRNRVKASEMTLAVMMAPSVLGIMTDVIAIFVIGVAPIPAMRRFALFCGMWAVYLIPTGVMLIAILLSYLPAPKNIDAIVGGAPKKGIHRLQEVLLLGMAKLTYGNRAQITLIVLTAVTTAAIVLAGRIAIGNPVEGSNLLWAKSEFNTAVRQINDHFPGVNSLEIILESKDPENAQVRAARTLEAYQLSKSIQRAAESGPFPARATRSFSDVVDEGNRLYSGGYPGWLPVDPSDKSVGAAATAVAFGQNPLNFADMTDFHYQHSTVSLFYRDNKQATVDGALETARKAVAAVGVEHEHIRVRLASGTIALQQAMNSVVERYHWILVGLCCAAIFLIATYAYRSAVAAIILLVPTLLANFYLLATMHLMGIGLDINSVLVTVLGVGVGIDYGIYLLSRICEEYHAQGQDWDKAITVSMTTTGKAIMFTASIMLVGILPWYFLSDLKFMADMGLLLAAIMLINMVLALIMLPLLVWLIKPKFATRTDLMIGEGIDLSKYVAESSGDSLHPMDAGKDGSALLANK; from the coding sequence ATGGATAATTTCCGCTTCCGGTTGGCTGCATGGATCGTTGGTCGGCGCAAGAGCGTCGGCATCTTCTTCATTCTGGTCACGCTGGCCTTTGCCGCCGGCTTGCCGAGGCTGGACATCCGGACGATCTTCGCCGATCTGCTGCCGGCCGATGATCCCTTCGTGCAGACGTATCACGATCACCCGAATTTCGGCGATCCGCTGACCGTCACGATCATGCTGAAGCGGACCGACGGCCAGAAGATCTACAACGCCGACACGCTGCAAAAGGTCTGGACGTTGACCCGTGACGTCGATCTGATTCCCGGCATCGATCACGACCGCATCCTGTCGATCACGACCGAGAAGGCGACTTATGCCGAGGCGACCGCCGACGGCATCCAGATGCAGCCGCTGATGGGCAACGAGGTGCCGACAGATGCCAAGGACCTCGCGGATCTCGAACGCAAGGTCGAGCGTTCGCCGGTGGCCCGCGCCTTTCTCGTATCAGCCGACCAGACGGCGACCTTGCTGCGTCTGTCGTTTCGTGAAGACGACCAGCTCGACTATGCCAAGGTATTCGCGTCGATCGGTGACCTGACGCGTGCCGCGACCGACGACAAGCATGCCTTCAGCATCGTCGGCCAGCCAATCCTGACCGGCTGGGTCTACAAGCTGCAGAAGCAGACCTACATGATCTTCGGCGTGACGCTGACCTTGCTGGTCCTGGCGCTCGCTTTCTACATGCGCAATGTCACCGGCATCGTCGTGCCGATTGTCTGCAGCTTCGTCGCGGCGATCTGGGGCTTCGGCATGGTCGGCTGGCTGCGTTCGCCGATCGAACCGCTGCTGATGGTGGTGCCGCTGCTGCTGGTCGCGCGGTCCTTCTCGCACTGCATCCAGTACACCGAACGCTACTACGAGATCTACGCGCACGTGCGCAATCGAGTGAAGGCCTCGGAGATGACGCTGGCCGTGATGATGGCGCCGAGCGTGCTCGGCATCATGACCGACGTGATCGCGATCTTCGTGATCGGCGTGGCGCCGATTCCCGCGATGCGCCGCTTCGCGCTGTTCTGCGGCATGTGGGCGGTCTACCTGATCCCGACCGGCGTCATGCTGATCGCGATCCTGCTGTCCTATCTGCCGGCGCCGAAGAACATCGACGCCATCGTTGGCGGAGCGCCAAAGAAGGGCATCCACAGGTTGCAGGAGGTCCTGCTGCTGGGAATGGCCAAGCTTACTTATGGCAACAGGGCTCAGATCACCCTGATCGTGCTCACCGCAGTCACCACGGCCGCGATCGTGCTGGCGGGCCGGATTGCGATCGGCAATCCTGTCGAGGGCAGCAATCTGCTGTGGGCGAAGTCGGAATTCAACACCGCGGTCCGCCAGATCAACGACCATTTTCCAGGCGTGAACTCCCTGGAGATCATCCTCGAGTCGAAAGATCCTGAAAATGCCCAGGTCCGCGCAGCCCGCACTCTGGAGGCCTATCAGCTCTCGAAATCGATCCAGAGAGCGGCCGAGAGCGGTCCATTCCCGGCTCGCGCAACGCGCTCGTTCTCCGATGTCGTCGACGAGGGCAATCGTCTGTACTCGGGCGGCTATCCGGGCTGGCTGCCGGTCGATCCCAGCGACAAGTCAGTCGGTGCGGCTGCCACGGCGGTGGCCTTCGGTCAGAACCCGCTGAACTTCGCCGACATGACCGACTTCCATTACCAGCATTCGACGGTCTCGCTGTTCTATCGCGACAACAAGCAGGCCACGGTCGACGGCGCACTGGAAACGGCGCGCAAGGCTGTCGCGGCGGTGGGAGTCGAGCACGAGCACATCCGTGTCCGTCTCGCGTCCGGAACAATCGCGTTGCAGCAGGCGATGAATAGTGTCGTCGAGCGCTATCACTGGATTCTGGTCGGCCTGTGCTGCGCGGCGATCTTTCTCATTGCGACCTATGCCTACCGCTCTGCAGTCGCCGCGATCATCCTGCTGGTGCCGACGCTGTTGGCGAACTTCTATCTGCTGGCAACGATGCATCTGATGGGCATCGGCCTGGACATCAACTCGGTGCTGGTGACCGTGCTCGGTGTCGGTGTCGGTATCGACTACGGCATCTACCTGCTGTCGCGTATCTGCGAGGAGTATCACGCGCAGGGCCAGGACTGGGACAAGGCGATCACCGTTTCGATGACGACGACCGGCAAGGCGATCATGTTCACCGCCTCGATCATGCTGGTTGGCATCCTGCCCTGGTACTTCCTCTCGGACCTCAAGTTCATGGCCGACATGGGGCTGCTGCTGGCCGCGATCATGCTGATCAACATGGTGCTCGCACTGATCATGCTGCCGCTGCTGGTCTGGCTGATCAAACCGAAATTCGCAACTCGCACCGATCTGATGATTGGCGAGGGTATCGATCTCTCCAAGTATGTAGCAGAGAGCAGTGGGGATTCATTGCACCCTATGGACGCAGGCAAAGACGGTTCCGCCCTGCTAGCCAACAAGTAA
- a CDS encoding DUF1329 domain-containing protein yields MFRIRKYDVDYGRRKMMQSVAYGLGSGVLMPLDQAYAKDINDISKAYPDELLSIETQSKGKVKVGDYITKDNVEHVKHLLDPGAYEQITGVEGRKIRIKAPTLNPRDLDNGDYYEATIADIKSGHKAKWDADGNAVDENGKRWQGGLPFVNPTEAKQVWCNMAMNIGRNDAAAYVVEQKDIGVSGKLEYHYNFQWVEVNSTGRADRKVFKGLENELRRQAVFFAASPDVRGTSFLSVWDYDARKIPELYGYLPEFRRVRQFPSNQRFEPLVPGAVWFLSDPWAAGDPFLTWGNHKIEARKPMLGPWSSEFATHDANWEPPRQKDNPKFFDIAYEMAPEVIVTSCEPTGYPRSPVSKRVAYVDARNSIASSNIRYDRQGKLWSNFEMAHGQLKGGGSDGKRVIVGRDGKTPQFTWTYVHIYDFQNRRMSLCNHSKGAAGVEARFQADPEWLYNTYCTAQALQSLGRA; encoded by the coding sequence ATGTTCAGAATCAGAAAGTACGACGTAGATTACGGTCGCCGGAAGATGATGCAGTCTGTGGCTTACGGACTCGGTTCCGGCGTGCTGATGCCGCTCGACCAGGCCTACGCGAAGGACATCAACGACATCAGCAAGGCTTATCCGGATGAGCTGCTGTCGATCGAGACCCAGAGCAAGGGCAAGGTCAAGGTCGGCGACTACATCACCAAGGACAACGTCGAGCACGTCAAGCACCTGCTGGATCCGGGCGCCTACGAGCAGATCACCGGTGTGGAAGGCCGCAAGATCCGGATCAAGGCACCGACCTTGAATCCTCGCGATCTGGACAACGGCGACTACTACGAAGCGACCATTGCCGACATCAAGTCCGGTCACAAGGCCAAGTGGGATGCCGACGGCAATGCCGTGGACGAAAACGGCAAGCGCTGGCAGGGCGGTCTGCCCTTCGTCAATCCGACGGAAGCCAAGCAGGTCTGGTGCAACATGGCCATGAACATCGGCCGGAACGACGCCGCTGCTTACGTGGTCGAGCAGAAGGACATCGGCGTCAGCGGCAAGCTCGAGTACCACTACAACTTCCAGTGGGTCGAGGTGAACAGCACCGGCCGTGCCGATCGCAAGGTCTTCAAGGGGCTGGAGAATGAGCTGCGTCGTCAGGCCGTGTTCTTTGCCGCCTCGCCAGACGTCCGCGGTACTTCGTTCCTGAGCGTCTGGGATTACGATGCGCGCAAGATTCCAGAGCTGTATGGCTATCTGCCGGAGTTCCGCCGGGTACGTCAGTTCCCGTCGAATCAACGCTTCGAGCCGCTTGTTCCCGGCGCCGTGTGGTTCCTCAGCGATCCCTGGGCTGCCGGCGATCCCTTCCTGACCTGGGGCAATCACAAGATCGAGGCGCGCAAGCCAATGCTCGGCCCATGGTCTTCCGAGTTCGCGACCCACGACGCCAACTGGGAGCCGCCGCGCCAGAAGGACAACCCGAAGTTCTTCGACATTGCCTACGAGATGGCGCCGGAAGTCATCGTCACCAGCTGCGAGCCAACTGGCTATCCGCGTTCGCCGGTGTCCAAGCGCGTGGCCTATGTCGATGCGCGCAACAGCATCGCTTCCAGCAACATTCGCTACGACCGTCAGGGCAAGCTCTGGTCGAATTTCGAAATGGCGCATGGCCAGCTCAAGGGCGGTGGTTCGGACGGCAAGCGCGTCATCGTTGGCCGCGATGGCAAGACTCCGCAGTTCACCTGGACCTACGTGCATATCTACGATTTCCAGAATCGCCGCATGTCGCTGTGCAACCACAGCAAGGGCGCCGCGGGTGTCGAAGCACGCTTCCAGGCCGATCCGGAATGGCTTTACAACACCTACTGCACCGCACAGGCGCTGCAGTCTCTGGGCCGTGCGTAA
- a CDS encoding Rieske 2Fe-2S domain-containing protein has product MTFHKVCKLDDLWEGEMEAFDVDGEEVLVVWPEGGEPCAFQGACPHQDIPLIEGKFDGKTVICRAHQWSFCANSGKGLNPDHTQLARYPIKVENGDVLVQIEGIKPLFSAT; this is encoded by the coding sequence ATGACGTTCCACAAAGTCTGCAAGCTCGACGACCTCTGGGAAGGCGAGATGGAAGCCTTCGATGTCGACGGCGAGGAAGTGCTCGTGGTCTGGCCCGAAGGCGGCGAACCCTGCGCCTTCCAGGGCGCCTGCCCGCATCAGGACATTCCGCTGATCGAAGGCAAGTTCGACGGCAAGACCGTCATCTGTCGCGCCCACCAATGGAGCTTCTGCGCCAACTCCGGCAAAGGCCTTAATCCCGACCACACCCAGCTCGCCCGTTATCCGATCAAGGTCGAAAACGGCGATGTACTGGTGCAGATAGAGGGCATCAAGCCTCTGTTTTCCGCGACCTGA
- a CDS encoding DUF1329 domain-containing protein encodes MRITRYDGGYSRRKFLADASRGALATGVLMPLSQAIAQHGDISKAYPDELLSIEGYTKGRIKTGDEITAANVELVKDLIEPIRYEQILKQGRRLRVVKTTTDIMRTSPWEYLEATLRNAGKAKFDARGNVVNSADGKPWIGGNPFPDPKTAEELFAAQTLSWGRHDGSFYAIKIKNVGADGKVGFEYECGWAELSAVSRVSMEPKPYWPEHLDKLRYQSVFFTKPGVYRGTSFLNIWDYDQSTFPVLYGYVPEFRRIRQFPTNQRFEPLVPGLTLFLSDVWGAGDPMYTWGNYKIVHRGPFLGGVSGGWNADHPNWEHKTHGGPKDLSFWNTDVELVPEIVVVEAEPTKFPRAPVSKKRVWFDARNQTFAGMTTYDRNGLPYRSFDGCYGLYESGEKKVMDGKHPYWSWGHLTCSDIQTGAITRLEQVKAIDGIHQSGANDPRMYDRYLTQGALIGLGSS; translated from the coding sequence ATGCGGATCACGCGATACGACGGTGGCTACAGCCGCCGCAAATTTCTTGCCGATGCGAGCAGAGGCGCGCTTGCGACGGGTGTGCTGATGCCGCTCTCGCAGGCCATTGCGCAGCATGGCGACATCAGCAAGGCCTATCCCGACGAGTTGCTGTCGATCGAGGGCTACACCAAGGGTCGGATCAAGACCGGTGACGAGATCACCGCCGCCAATGTGGAACTGGTCAAGGATCTGATCGAGCCGATCCGCTACGAGCAGATCCTCAAACAGGGCCGCAGGCTCAGGGTCGTCAAGACGACGACGGATATCATGCGGACCTCGCCGTGGGAGTATCTCGAGGCGACGCTGCGCAATGCCGGCAAGGCCAAGTTCGATGCCCGCGGCAACGTCGTCAATTCCGCGGACGGCAAACCCTGGATCGGCGGCAATCCCTTTCCCGACCCCAAGACTGCCGAGGAGTTGTTTGCCGCGCAGACACTCAGCTGGGGCCGTCATGATGGGTCGTTCTACGCCATCAAGATCAAGAACGTCGGCGCCGATGGCAAAGTCGGCTTCGAATACGAATGCGGCTGGGCCGAGCTGTCGGCGGTGTCCCGCGTCAGCATGGAGCCCAAGCCGTACTGGCCGGAGCATCTCGACAAGCTGCGTTATCAGTCGGTGTTCTTCACCAAGCCAGGCGTCTATCGCGGCACGTCCTTCCTGAATATCTGGGATTACGACCAGAGCACGTTTCCGGTGCTCTACGGCTATGTCCCCGAGTTCCGGCGCATCCGCCAGTTTCCGACCAATCAGCGCTTCGAGCCGCTGGTGCCGGGGCTGACCCTGTTCCTCTCCGATGTCTGGGGCGCAGGCGACCCGATGTACACCTGGGGCAACTACAAGATCGTCCACCGCGGGCCGTTTCTCGGCGGTGTATCCGGCGGCTGGAACGCCGATCATCCGAACTGGGAGCACAAGACCCACGGCGGACCGAAGGATCTCTCGTTCTGGAATACCGATGTGGAGTTGGTGCCGGAAATCGTTGTGGTCGAAGCCGAACCGACCAAGTTTCCGCGCGCGCCGGTATCCAAGAAGCGGGTCTGGTTCGATGCGCGCAACCAGACCTTCGCCGGCATGACCACTTACGACCGCAATGGTCTGCCCTATCGCTCGTTCGATGGCTGCTATGGGCTCTACGAGTCCGGCGAGAAGAAAGTGATGGATGGCAAGCATCCGTACTGGAGCTGGGGCCACCTGACCTGTTCGGATATCCAGACTGGCGCCATCACCCGCCTGGAACAAGTGAAGGCAATAGATGGCATTCATCAGAGCGGGGCGAACGATCCGAGGATGTACGACCGCTACCTGACCCAAGGGGCCCTGATCGGGCTCGGCTCAAGCTGA
- a CDS encoding toluene-4-monooxygenase system B family protein: protein MALFPLTSNFQEDFVLQLVAVDTDNSMDEVAAAAAVHSVGRRVKPRPGVLRVRRQGTDEAFPRDLKVGDAGLRPMECVEIYWEGSAGSVRDPRH, encoded by the coding sequence ATGGCTCTATTTCCACTGACTTCGAACTTCCAGGAAGACTTCGTCCTCCAGCTGGTCGCGGTCGATACTGACAACAGCATGGATGAAGTCGCCGCCGCTGCTGCCGTGCACTCGGTCGGACGCCGGGTGAAACCACGGCCGGGCGTGCTGCGCGTGCGCCGTCAGGGCACGGACGAAGCGTTTCCGCGAGACCTCAAGGTCGGCGATGCCGGTCTGCGCCCGATGGAATGCGTCGAGATCTACTGGGAAGGCTCGGCCGGCAGCGTCCGCGACCCGCGCCACTGA
- a CDS encoding DUF1302 family protein, whose protein sequence is MAASTTVWADDGDSSGFLSNLWGRTTFNGLLRNDTGFRTTGFQNYNNQGNAPFQHVDVPRQAYVPPALSSQLLGIQLLPQATNWNVPIPNSAGLIHTNDTVRRDNFVPGSDPYLNYQEYRASGEMNVSFTDSFRLNIQARAIFDPGIYNSFDAKDVANIQGGIDGGGGNRYADTGKAQYFQSLGRNGGKLNPTEFAGRQYLIDFPTALLEYKSGAYNIRFGMQQIAWGQAIFFQSFDVPDGLDFRRHLVLDRAIEEFSDKRVPALALRGTIQASDAIIVDGYVQKFQPSVLPNPNTPYNVIPSQFYKPLDNYFTGDNDTRLSYGIRMKADYGNWGYSALAGSRINPLGVFSWAESGINKGLTGTNPDGSRYGNLLGAAVETAYAAKLGPDSPLCAGNLYNPTTCRLYSNLGEALSHTPFTVGPAGVYSNKEYFGAAGSVRLDATKTVNTAIDEFAALRDVYASHVDDNREASNLLNTFFLASDGSLRGNVQRDYFREEVFGLGGSYVIETENAASFWNQFIVNVEAQYTPNRRLTDTGLGRGGDKTDEYIITVVGERWYRFTPAFPAAYLAFEYQHRSATDIVGLNLKGYGGNSGTFGVSDPVGLQGNDYSGLRSPKGLTDVGANYLVFAGFLPAPNRKFVLEWAFLYDVQGGLLAQPLLKWNPGNNISVDFFYNYVNGHLYGNPTNNVVRAISFADEANIRIGYQF, encoded by the coding sequence ATGGCCGCATCGACAACGGTGTGGGCCGATGATGGCGACTCAAGTGGATTTCTATCCAATCTCTGGGGGCGCACGACGTTCAACGGCCTGTTGCGCAATGACACCGGGTTCAGGACGACGGGCTTCCAGAACTACAATAACCAAGGCAATGCGCCTTTCCAGCACGTCGATGTGCCGCGGCAGGCTTATGTGCCGCCAGCGTTGAGCAGTCAATTGCTGGGTATCCAGCTGCTGCCACAGGCGACCAACTGGAATGTTCCCATTCCGAACTCTGCCGGGCTGATCCATACCAACGATACCGTACGTCGCGACAACTTCGTGCCGGGTAGTGATCCGTACCTCAACTATCAGGAGTACCGCGCTTCGGGCGAAATGAATGTGTCGTTCACGGACAGCTTCCGGCTGAACATTCAGGCGCGCGCAATCTTCGATCCGGGTATCTACAACAGCTTCGATGCGAAGGACGTTGCCAATATCCAGGGCGGCATCGATGGCGGCGGTGGCAACCGCTATGCCGACACCGGCAAGGCGCAGTATTTCCAGTCCCTGGGACGCAACGGGGGCAAGCTGAATCCGACGGAATTCGCCGGGCGTCAGTACCTGATCGATTTTCCGACCGCGCTCCTCGAATACAAGAGCGGCGCCTACAACATTCGTTTCGGCATGCAGCAGATCGCCTGGGGACAGGCAATCTTCTTCCAGTCTTTCGATGTGCCGGATGGTCTCGATTTCCGTCGGCACCTGGTGCTTGATCGGGCAATCGAGGAATTCTCGGACAAGCGCGTTCCGGCCCTGGCGCTTCGCGGCACGATCCAGGCGTCAGACGCGATCATCGTCGACGGCTACGTGCAGAAGTTCCAGCCCTCGGTCCTGCCGAATCCGAACACGCCTTACAACGTCATTCCGTCGCAGTTCTACAAGCCGCTGGATAACTATTTCACTGGCGACAACGACACCCGGCTGAGCTACGGCATCCGCATGAAGGCCGACTACGGCAACTGGGGTTACTCGGCGCTCGCAGGCAGCCGCATCAATCCGCTCGGCGTTTTCAGCTGGGCAGAGAGCGGTATCAACAAGGGCCTGACGGGAACCAATCCAGACGGAAGCCGGTACGGCAACTTGCTCGGTGCTGCCGTCGAAACGGCTTACGCCGCCAAGCTCGGTCCGGACAGCCCGCTCTGCGCCGGCAATCTCTACAACCCGACGACCTGCCGCTTGTACAGCAACCTGGGTGAAGCGCTGTCGCACACTCCGTTCACCGTCGGACCGGCTGGCGTCTACAGCAACAAGGAGTACTTCGGAGCCGCGGGCAGTGTGCGTCTCGATGCCACGAAGACTGTGAATACGGCCATCGACGAGTTCGCCGCGCTGCGGGACGTCTATGCGTCACATGTCGACGACAACCGGGAGGCGAGCAATCTGCTGAATACGTTCTTCCTCGCTTCCGACGGCAGCCTCCGCGGCAACGTGCAGCGCGACTACTTCCGCGAGGAAGTGTTCGGTCTGGGTGGCAGTTATGTGATCGAGACCGAGAACGCCGCCTCGTTCTGGAACCAGTTCATCGTCAACGTCGAAGCCCAGTACACGCCGAATCGGCGCTTGACGGATACCGGCCTTGGTCGCGGCGGAGACAAGACCGACGAGTACATCATCACGGTGGTCGGCGAGCGCTGGTATCGCTTCACCCCGGCATTCCCGGCGGCCTATCTTGCCTTCGAGTATCAGCACCGCAGCGCCACCGATATCGTCGGTCTGAATCTGAAGGGCTATGGCGGCAACAGCGGCACCTTTGGCGTGAGTGATCCGGTCGGTCTTCAGGGCAACGACTACTCGGGTCTCAGGAGTCCGAAAGGACTTACCGATGTCGGAGCCAATTACCTGGTGTTCGCCGGCTTCCTGCCCGCCCCGAACCGCAAATTCGTGCTGGAGTGGGCCTTCCTGTACGACGTGCAGGGCGGTCTGCTGGCGCAGCCACTCCTGAAGTGGAATCCGGGAAACAACATCAGCGTCGATTTCTTCTACAACTACGTGAACGGCCATCTGTACGGCAACCCGACCAACAACGTGGTCCGTGCAATCAGCTTCGCCGACGAAGCCAATATTCGCATCGGCTATCAGTTCTAG